Genomic segment of Pseudomonas sp. DY-1:
GGCAGCCTGCGCCACAACGCCGAAGCCGCTCGGAAGGTCGGCCTGGCTCTGGTGGACGAAGTCTTCCGCAAGCTCCCGCCCGGTCTGCAGTCGATCAAGCCCGCTTATCGCGCCCAGCGCTGCCTGTCGCTGTTCCGGACCTGCCTGCTGGCCGGCGACCAGAACGGTGCGCGCGAGTACTACCGCGAAGCGCTGCGCACGGATTGGCGTGTGCTGTTCAAACTGTCGTACAGCCGCAAGGCCCTGCGCCTCTGGCTGAAATCCAAGAAGAACCCGGTATGAGCCAGCGCCGTATCAAGGTTCTGCAACTGCAGAACTACTACAACGTCAATGCCTCCGATCTGGCCGAGCAGATCATCCAGGCCCTGCCGAGCGACCGCTACGAGGTCACTACCGCTTTCTTGCGAGGCCGTCCCGGTCCGGGCGAGCCGGTGAGCAAGGCTGAGCGCTCGATCTACTTCGGCTACAGCAAGTCAGCTGTCAGCGGCCTGCGCCTGCGTGCCCTCTGGGCCCTCTACCGGCATTGCCGATCCGAAGGTTATGACGCGGTGATCACTCATCGCTTCAAGCCGGTGAACATGCTGATGTTGCTCAATCGCTGGCTGGGCATTCGTGCGTGCGTCGGCGTTGCCCATGGTTTCGGTGAGTACGACCGTTCCTTCCGCTGCTGGGTGGCCCGCCAACTGATGACGCCAGCCTGGCGGCTCGTTGGGGTTTCTCGTGCGGTGCGCGATTACCTGATTAATGCTGGCGCGGGATTCACACCTGCCAATACCCGGCAGATCAATAATGCCATCGACATTTCCCGAGCCGAGAGCCTGCAACATCCGCGCGAAATGGCGCGCGAAATGCTTGGGCTGCCGGCAGATGCCTTCGTGTTCGGTGCAATTGGCCGCCTGGTGCCCGTGAAGGGACACATCCACCTGCTACGAGCGTTCGCCGAGATCAAGGCTGAATATCCCAATGCTCTGCTTGCGATCATCGGCGAGGGACGTGCGCGACCTGAGCTGGAGGCCGCAGTTGCCGAACTCGGCCTGCAAGACCGGGCACTG
This window contains:
- a CDS encoding glycosyltransferase, whose amino-acid sequence is MSQRRIKVLQLQNYYNVNASDLAEQIIQALPSDRYEVTTAFLRGRPGPGEPVSKAERSIYFGYSKSAVSGLRLRALWALYRHCRSEGYDAVITHRFKPVNMLMLLNRWLGIRACVGVAHGFGEYDRSFRCWVARQLMTPAWRLVGVSRAVRDYLINAGAGFTPANTRQINNAIDISRAESLQHPREMAREMLGLPADAFVFGAIGRLVPVKGHIHLLRAFAEIKAEYPNALLAIIGEGRARPELEAAVAELGLQDRALLLGAKDDALQYVRAFDAFVMPSLSEGLPLALLEGMSGHLPVIGSDIPSLKPILEDCGGRIAPAGQHVELAGHLRDVLALSAQERAAEGERAYRYLCRAHSIEDFRRQYRDLLVELLEGKRNE